The Pan paniscus chromosome 15, NHGRI_mPanPan1-v2.0_pri, whole genome shotgun sequence genome includes a window with the following:
- the FOXA1 gene encoding hepatocyte nuclear factor 3-alpha yields the protein MLGTVKMEGHETSDWNSYYADTQEAYSSVPVSNMNSGLGSMNSMNTYMTMNTMTTSGNMTPASFNMSYANPGLGAGLSPGAVAGMPGGSAGAMNSMTAAGVTAMGTALSPSGMGAMGAQQAASMNGLGPYAAAMNPCMSPMAYAPSNLGRSRAGGGGDAKTFKRSYPHAKPPYSYISLITMAIQQAPSKMLTLSEIYQWIMDLFPYYRQNQQRWQNSIRHSLSFNDCFVKVARSPDKPGKGSYWTLHPDSGNMFENGCYLRRQKRFKCEKQPGAGGGGGSGSGGSGAKGGPESRKDPSGASNPSADSPLHRGVHGKTGQLEGAPAPGPAASPQTLDHSGATATGGASELKTPASSTAPPISSGPGALASVPASHPAHGLAPHESQLHLKGDPHYSFNHPFSINNLMSSSEQQHKLDFKAYEQALQYSPYGSTLPASLPLGSASVTTRSPIEPSALEPAYYQGVYSRPVLNTS from the exons ATGTTAGGAACTGTGAAGATGGAAGGGCATGAAACCAGCGACTGGAACAGCTACTACGCAGACACGCAGGAG GCCTACTCCTCCGTCCCGGTCAGCAACATGAACTCAGGCCTGGGCTCCATGAACTCCATGAACACCTACATGACCATGAACACCATGACTACGAGCGGCAACATGACCCCGGCGTCCTTCAACATGTCCTATGCCAACCCGGGCCTAGGGGCGGGCCTGAGTCCCGGCGCAGTAGCCGGCATGCCGGGGGGCTCGGCGGGCGCCATGAACAGCATGACTGCGGCCGGCGTGACGGCCATGGGTACGGCGCTGAGCCCGAGCGGCATGGGCGCCATGGGTGCGCAGCAGGCGGCCTCCATGAATGGCCTGGGCCCCTACGCGGCCGCCATGAACCCGTGCATGAGCCCCATGGCGTACGCGCCGTCCAACCTGGGCCGCAGCcgcgcgggcggcggcggcgacgcCAAGACGTTCAAGCGCAGCTACCCGCACGCCAAGCCGCCCTACTCGTACATCTCGCTCATCACCATGGCCATCCAGCAGGCGCCCAGCAAGATGCTCACGCTGAGCGAGATCTACCAGTGGATCATGGACCTCTTCCCCTATTACCGGCAGAACCAGCAGCGCTGGCAGAACTCCATCCGCCACTCGCTGTCCTTCAATGACTGCTTCGTCAAGGTGGCACGCTCCCCGGACAAGCCGGGCAAGGGCTCCTACTGGACGCTGCACCCGGACTCCGGCAACATGTTCGAGAACGGCTGCTACTTGCGCCGCCAGAAGCGCTTCAAGTGCGAGAAGCAGCCGGgggccggcggcgggggcgggAGCGGAAGCGGGGGCAGCGGCGCCAAGGGCGGCCCTGAGAGCCGCAAGGACCCCTCTGGCGCCTCTAACCCCAGCGCCGACTCGCCCCTCCATCGGGGTGTGCACGGGAAGACCGGCCAGCTAGAGGGCGCCCCGGCCCCCGGGCCCGCCGCCAGCCCCCAGACTCTGGACCACAGTGGGGCGACGGCGACAGGGGGCGCCTCGGAGTTGAAGACTCCAGCCTCCTCAACTGCGCCCCCCATAAGCTCCGGGCCCGGGGCGCTGGCCTCTGTGCCCGCCTCTCACCCGGCACACGGCTTGGCACCCCACGAGTCCCAGCTGCACCTGAAAGGGGACCCCCACTACTCCTTCAACCACCCGTTCTCCATCAACAACCTCATGTCCTCCTCGGAGCAGCAGCATAAGCTGGACTTCAAGGCATACGAGCAGGCACTGCAGTACTCGCCTTACGGCTCTACGTTGCCCGCCAGCCTGCCTCTAGGCAGCGCCTCGGTGACCACCAGGAGCCCCATCGAGCCCTCAGCCCTGGAGCCGGCGTACTACCAAGGTGTGTATTCCAGACCCGTCCTAAACACTTCCTAG